From the Cervus elaphus chromosome 20, mCerEla1.1, whole genome shotgun sequence genome, one window contains:
- the PPT1 gene encoding palmitoyl-protein thioesterase 1 has translation MASSSCLWLWALAFLLGSCTSLALEHLDPPAPLPLVIWHGMGDSCCNPLSMGAIKKMVEKKIPGIHVLSLEIGKTLVEDVENSFFLNVNSQVTTVCQILAKDPKLQQGYNAMGFSQGGQFLRAVAQRCPSPPMVNLISIGGQHQGVFGLPRCPGESSHICDFIRKTLNAGAYNKAIQERLVQAEYWHDPIREDIYRNHSIFLADINQERGVNESYKKNLMALKKFVMVKFLNDSIVDPVDSEWFGFYRSGQAKETIPLQESTLYTQDRLGLKAMDKAGQLVFLALEGDHLQLSEEWFYAHIIPFLE, from the exons ATGGCGTCGTCCAGCTGCTTGTGGCTCTGGGCTCTCGCTTTCCTGCTGGGTTCCTGCACTTCCCTGGCGCTGGAGCATCTCGACCCGCCGGCTCCCCTGCCGCTGGTGATCTGGCATGGGATGG GAGACAGCTGTTGTAATCCCTTAAGTATGGGTGCTATTAAAAAAATGGTTGAGAAGAAAATACCTGGAATTCATGTCTTATCTTTAGAGATTGGGAAGACTCTCGTAGAG GATGTGGAGAACAGCTTCTTTTTGAATGTCAATTCCCAAGTAACAACAGTATGTCAGATTCTTGCTAAGGATCCTAAATTGCAGCAAGGCTACAATGCTATGGGATTCTCCCAGGGAGGCCAATTTCT gcgGGCAGTGGCTCAGAGATGCCCATCACCTCCCATGGTCAATCTCATCTCAATTGGGGGACAACATCAAG GTGTTTTTGGACTCCCTCGGTGCCCAGGAGAAAGCTCACACATCTGTGACTTCATCAGAAAAACACTGAATGCTGGGGCTTACAACAAAGCGATACAGGAACG CCTGGTGCAGGCAGAATACTGGCACGACCCCATCAGGGAGGACATATACCGCAACCACAGCATCTTCCTGGCAGATATTAATCAAGAGAGA GGTGTCAACGAGTCCTACAAGAAAAACCTGATGGCCCTCAAGAAGTTTGTGATGGTGAAATTCCTCAATGATTCCATTGTGGACCCTGTAGATTCTGAG TGGTTTGGATTTTACAGAAGTGGCCAAGCCAAGGAGACCATTCCCTTACAGGAGAGCACCCTATACACACAG GACCGCCTGGGGCTAAAGGCAATGGACAAGGCCGGACAGCTGGTGTTCCTGGCTCTTGAAGGTGACCATCTTCAACTGTCTGAAGAATGGTTTTACGCCCACATCATACCCTTCCTTGAGTGA